The nucleotide sequence GTTTTACAATTTGACTTACAAGTTTGCCATCTGCTCTACCCTTTGTCTTTGGTACAACAACTGCCATAACTTTTCCCATTGATTTTATGTCATTAGCACCCACTTCATCAACTGCTTGACGAACAATTCCGGAAATTTCCTCTTCACTTAACTGCTGAGGAAGGTAATCTAACAAGATTTCTATTTCAGCCTTTGCTGTATCAACTAAATCCTGTCTATTTCCTTTTTCAAACTCCAATATAGACTCACGTCTTTGTTTTACTTCTTTAGATAATATTTCAATAACTTTTTCATCATCTAAAGTTCCTTCGCCACTTTTTTCAGCTATTAATATAGCTGACCTTGCCATACTTATCGTATTAGCTTTAAATTTGTTCTTTGCTTTTAAAGCTTGCTTCCAATCTTCCTGCAGTCTTTCTTTAAGAGACATTATCTAGTACCTTCTTTCACAAGAACTCTATTTAAACTTTCTCTTTCTTGCAGCTTCAGATTTCTTTTTTCTCTTTACACTTGGTTTTTCATAGTGTTCTCTTTTTCTAACTTCTGAAAGAACACCAGCTCTAGCACATTTTCTTTTAAATCTTCTTAATGCACTTTCTATTGTTTCATTTTCTCCAACTCTTATTTCTGACATACTTATCCCTCCCTCCGCTAGCCAATTTAATTTTTCAAAAATTAAATGCAGCCAATGTGGGTCATATAACACACTAGATATTATACAACATATTTTTGTATAATGTCAATAAGTTGATCTCCTTAAATATTAGCCTGGTGGCCATTTAAGTAATCTTCCGCCAAGTAAATGAAAATGGACATGAGGAACTGACTGTCCTCCATTTTCTCCGCAATTACTAACTACTCTGTATCCATCCTTATCTATTCCAAGTTCTTTGGCTATTTTTTTAGCTATAATAAAGACATGAGCTATTATCTTTGAATCTTCTTCAGTAACAGCATTTAAACTCGATATATGTTTTTTAGGTATTATCAAAACATGTGCTGGAGCTGCAGGCTCTATGTCTTTAAAGCTTAATACCATATCATCCTCATATATTTTTTCTGATGGTATTTCACCATTGACTATCTTACAAAAAATACAATCTTGCATCATTTCACCTCCCTTAGATGTATAATATTCAATATAATAATCCAATTTCCTTCTAGTATCCTTAAATTTCACTAATTTCATACAATTCCATTAGCATGATCACTGTTTGATCTCAATATTTCGGTAGATATTATCCTTCCCTGCAGATTTATGCTGCTCTTAGATATAACCTTTATATAATTTGAAGTATATCCCTCATATTCATCTTCCGTATTGTTCAATTTCTGTTCATATAGTACATCTAAAGACTTTCCTTTAAATCGTGATATAAATTCCTCTTCATTAATATCATTTAATTTTATGAGTCTCTTGCTTCTTATATCTTTAATTTTTCCGTCAATCTGATTATCCATATTAGCAGCTTTAGTTCCTTCTCTTTGACTATATTTAAATATATGCATTTTGGATAACTTAATACGTTTAAGAAAATTATACGTCTTATTAAATTCCTCTTCTGTTTCTCCTGGAAATCCAACTATAACATCAGTAGTTATTGAGACATCTCTCATATGTTTTCTTAAATCATTCACTATACTAGAATATTCCAAAGTAGTGTATTTTCTATTCATTCTTCTTAAAGTTTCATCACATCCACTTTGAAGAGATAAATGAAAATGATGGCACAATTTCTTTAGTGATGAAATTCTATGAACCACACCATTTGAAAAGAATTGTGGATCTATTGAACCAATTCTAATTCTCTCTATTCCTTCGACGGTATCTAAAATTTCAAGCATTTTAAGCAAATCCCAATTTCCATCCAAATCTACTCCATAAGATGCTATATGTATTCCAGATAACACTATTTCCTTAAATCCATTATTCGCAAGTCTTTTTACTTCGTCTATTACATTTTGTGGACTTCTGCTGCAAACACCGCCCCTTGCAAATGGTATAAGGCAATATGAACAAAATCTATTACACCCATCTTGGATTTTTAAAAAAGCTCTTATTCTGTCTTGATATTCTTCTATTTTTAAATCTTCAAATACCTTGTTCTTTAAAACTCCTTTAACCTCTACAACTTTATTATTATAAGTAAGTACTTTATTTACTGAACTAATTATATCTCCCTTATTTCTCGTTCCTAATACAATATCCACACCATCTATCTTAGAAATTTCTTCGGGCTTTATTTGAGAATAACATCCAACAACCGCTATTATAGCATTTGGATTTCGCCTTTTTGCTCTATGTATCATTTGTCGTGATTTTTTATCTCCCATATTGGTAACTGTACATGTATTTATTACATATACATCTGCAAAATCCTCAAATTTAACTATATTATAATTCTGCTTTATAAATTTTTCCGCCATAGCTTCCGTTTCATACTGATTCACTCTGCACCCTAATGTGGCAAATCCAACTTTCATTAAAATACTCCTCCTAAATCCGCAAGTTCATACATAAGTAATGAGATACAAACAAATCCTGCAGTTTCTGTTCTAAGTATTCTAGGCCCTAGTGTTACTATATGTGCTCCAATACTACTCAATCTATCAATTTCTTTTATTTCAAATCCACCTTCAGGTCCTATAACTATTCCAACTTTATGTATAGTTGATTTATCTATTGCATTAATCATTCTTTTTATACCATAATCCTCTTTATTTTCGTATGGTACAACTATTAAGTCCATATCTCTTAAGCGAGCAAGCATTTCATCAAATTTTATAGAAGTATTAATTTTAGTTATGAGACTCCTTTTGCTTTGTTTAGATGCCTCAAGTGCAATTCTATTCCACCTGTCAACTTTTTTTATTTCACTAAAATCATTTTTAAAATCAACTCTCTCTGTGATAACTGGTGTGATTTCTCTTGTGCCAAGTTCGGTTGACTTTTGTACAATCAAATCCATCTTTGTTGACTTCGGCATTCCCTGAAACAAACTAATCTCTATATTACTTTCATTATTTATTTCAAGCTGTTTAATTATACTTACAATCACTGCCTGCTTATTTATTTCCTCTATTTTCCCTAAAAATTCTTCGCCATTACAATTATTTATATTAACAGTATCTCCAACCTTGAGCCTTAAAACTTTATATATATGCTTTACATCATCATCCTTAATATATGCTTTATCTCCTATAATATTATCTTTATGTACAAAAAACTTGTGCATAGTAAAACTCCTTTATATATTACAATTAATGTTCTAAAAACTATTTAACTCTGGCTACTATACATACCCATTCACCATCTATATTAACTTCCTCTATTTTAAAATTATTCTTTTCAAGTTCATTTATAACATCATCTTTTCTATCTTTAATTATTCCTGAAGATATGAAAAGACCATGCTTAACAATAAAATCCGCTACTCCATCTGCTAGTGATATTATAACATCCGCAATTATATTGGCAACTACTATATCAGCCTTACCTTCTACGACCTTCATAAGGTCACCTTCAAGTATGTTAACATTATTTATATTATTAAATCTGACATTTTCGGATGCAGATTTAACAGCAACAGGATCCAAATCAACTCCAATGACTTTCTTTGCTCCAAGCTTTGCCGCAGATATAGATAAAATTCCAGAGCCAGTTCCTATATCGAATATAGTTGAATCATTTTCAACATATTTCTCCAGGGCTTTTATACACATTCGTGTTGTTTCATGCGTTCCTGTACCAAACGCCATGCCAGGGTCAAGTTCTACTGTGAGTTCATTATTCTTAGGTTTGTACTCTTCCCATATCGGTTTAACCACTATTTTTTCTCCAACCTTAGTTGGCTTATAATATTTTTTCCAGTTATTCTCCCAATCTTCCTCATTCACATTAGCTACAGTAATTAAACCCTTTCCTTTATCTATTCCAAACTTCTCCAAATCATTCACAGCATTTTTGATGTAACTCAGGTACTCATCTAACTTACTATCTCTTTTATAGTACCCTTTTATTAAAGCACCATCCCTTACATCTAATAATGACTCATCAAAATAATCCCAATCTCCCGGATGCTTTTTTTTAAATTCTATATCCTGTGAATCTTCTATAGATACTCCCTTAACACCTGTATTATATAATATTCCAGAAACCGCCTCTACTGCTTCACTGGATGTAAATATGCTAACCTCTATCCAATCTTTATCCATAAGTCATACCTCCAAATTTATTTATGTTCAATACCATTTACACCATAATTCTACACCAATTTTATCAACATATACATATAATAAATATTTAAGCCTTCAAATAACACAGGGTTTATAACTGAAAGCTTAACTTATGCTCCGACCGGGATTTCCAAAATACGTCACGTAAAAAATTTCTAGTAAGTCTAAGCTTGCGTTCATAAACCCTATATAAGGATTACAACTTAGATTATAGATCTATAAATGTTCCAGTTTTAGTTTCAAGTGCTTTTTCATAAATTTTATATGCTGTAACTACATCCATTACGGCAATTCCAACTGTTTTATACAAAGTTATTTCATCGCCAAAAGTTCTTCCTTCAATTTTTTTAGAAATAACTTCTCCAAGTTCTCCATTTATTCTGCTATCATCGATAAGTCCCTTTTCAATAGGAATTATAAAATCACCACTTTCTGAAAGTACAGCATCTTTAGAATCCATATAAATTTTATCAGCATTTTGTATTGTATATTCATCAAGTTCCTGCATAACAGGAGTATATGATCCAACTGCATTTATGTGCGCACCCTTTTTAATAAGCTTTCCATTAAAAACAGGATTTTTAGAAGTGGTTGCAGTTGTGATAATGTCAGCATCTTTAACTGCATCATCTGCACTTTCAGCTGCTATAATTTTTGTAGAAAAACGCTTTAATTCATTATTCATTTTTTCTACAAAGCCCTGAGTCTTTTCCCTATTAGTAGCAAATACCTTTACCACATCAAGATTTCTAACTGTAAGCATTGCCTCAAGCTGCGACGGTGCCTGACCTCCTGTTCCAAACAAAGCACCTTGCCTAGAATCCTTATTTGCAAGTATATCAGTAGCTGCACCTGATGTTGCACCTGTCCTTAATTGAGTTAGAAAGGTACCATCCATAATACAGATTACATCACCCGTTTTACCATCAAGTAGTATCATTTTAGCCGGTACTGAAGGTATACCTTTTTTAGCATTTTCAGGGAAAACCGAGACAATTTTAATACCCACGCTATTTAACCCTTCAACATATGCAGGCATAAATAGACTTTGTCCTTCATATTTTGGTATGTCTATATTAGTTCTCA is from Clostridium fermenticellae and encodes:
- the mtaB gene encoding tRNA (N(6)-L-threonylcarbamoyladenosine(37)-C(2))-methylthiotransferase MtaB yields the protein MKVGFATLGCRVNQYETEAMAEKFIKQNYNIVKFEDFADVYVINTCTVTNMGDKKSRQMIHRAKRRNPNAIIAVVGCYSQIKPEEISKIDGVDIVLGTRNKGDIISSVNKVLTYNNKVVEVKGVLKNKVFEDLKIEEYQDRIRAFLKIQDGCNRFCSYCLIPFARGGVCSRSPQNVIDEVKRLANNGFKEIVLSGIHIASYGVDLDGNWDLLKMLEILDTVEGIERIRIGSIDPQFFSNGVVHRISSLKKLCHHFHLSLQSGCDETLRRMNRKYTTLEYSSIVNDLRKHMRDVSITTDVIVGFPGETEEEFNKTYNFLKRIKLSKMHIFKYSQREGTKAANMDNQIDGKIKDIRSKRLIKLNDINEEEFISRFKGKSLDVLYEQKLNNTEDEYEGYTSNYIKVISKSSINLQGRIISTEILRSNSDHANGIV
- a CDS encoding GatB/YqeY domain-containing protein — encoded protein: MSLKERLQEDWKQALKAKNKFKANTISMARSAILIAEKSGEGTLDDEKVIEILSKEVKQRRESILEFEKGNRQDLVDTAKAEIEILLDYLPQQLSEEEISGIVRQAVDEVGANDIKSMGKVMAVVVPKTKGRADGKLVSQIVKQYLNK
- the prmA gene encoding 50S ribosomal protein L11 methyltransferase gives rise to the protein MDKDWIEVSIFTSSEAVEAVSGILYNTGVKGVSIEDSQDIEFKKKHPGDWDYFDESLLDVRDGALIKGYYKRDSKLDEYLSYIKNAVNDLEKFGIDKGKGLITVANVNEEDWENNWKKYYKPTKVGEKIVVKPIWEEYKPKNNELTVELDPGMAFGTGTHETTRMCIKALEKYVENDSTIFDIGTGSGILSISAAKLGAKKVIGVDLDPVAVKSASENVRFNNINNVNILEGDLMKVVEGKADIVVANIIADVIISLADGVADFIVKHGLFISSGIIKDRKDDVINELEKNNFKIEEVNIDGEWVCIVARVK
- a CDS encoding histidine triad nucleotide-binding protein; translation: MQDCIFCKIVNGEIPSEKIYEDDMVLSFKDIEPAAPAHVLIIPKKHISSLNAVTEEDSKIIAHVFIIAKKIAKELGIDKDGYRVVSNCGENGGQSVPHVHFHLLGGRLLKWPPG
- a CDS encoding ornithine cyclodeaminase family protein, which gives rise to MLILNKNDIKKVFNMKDAIDAAKEALLIFSRGKSVVPLRTNIDIPKYEGQSLFMPAYVEGLNSVGIKIVSVFPENAKKGIPSVPAKMILLDGKTGDVICIMDGTFLTQLRTGATSGAATDILANKDSRQGALFGTGGQAPSQLEAMLTVRNLDVVKVFATNREKTQGFVEKMNNELKRFSTKIIAAESADDAVKDADIITTATTSKNPVFNGKLIKKGAHINAVGSYTPVMQELDEYTIQNADKIYMDSKDAVLSESGDFIIPIEKGLIDDSRINGELGEVISKKIEGRTFGDEITLYKTVGIAVMDVVTAYKIYEKALETKTGTFIDL
- a CDS encoding 16S rRNA (uracil(1498)-N(3))-methyltransferase, with the translated sequence MHKFFVHKDNIIGDKAYIKDDDVKHIYKVLRLKVGDTVNINNCNGEEFLGKIEEINKQAVIVSIIKQLEINNESNIEISLFQGMPKSTKMDLIVQKSTELGTREITPVITERVDFKNDFSEIKKVDRWNRIALEASKQSKRSLITKINTSIKFDEMLARLRDMDLIVVPYENKEDYGIKRMINAIDKSTIHKVGIVIGPEGGFEIKEIDRLSSIGAHIVTLGPRILRTETAGFVCISLLMYELADLGGVF
- the rpsU gene encoding 30S ribosomal protein S21 codes for the protein MSEIRVGENETIESALRRFKRKCARAGVLSEVRKREHYEKPSVKRKKKSEAARKRKFK